One segment of Lytechinus variegatus isolate NC3 chromosome 13, Lvar_3.0, whole genome shotgun sequence DNA contains the following:
- the LOC121426727 gene encoding ficolin-1-like, which translates to MMRSTSQGESLTGQGMEALITAARISMMTSQELLERIEETVLMPNGGWRPRDCADVQESGRNVSGRYAIYPDDCADPFFVYCDMETNRGGWTVFQRRLDGGVDFDRDWAAYKHGFGSVTGEHWLGNDRIHRITSQKLYQLRVDLEDFEGETRYAEYRTFRLSDENSNYLMRVGHYTGDAGNALTSHSNRPFTTKDRDNDAHEGNCAATFFGGWWYYACHTTSLNGLYLAGPHEATSQGVNWSPWKGHRYSLKRAEMKLRPLSAVARLEGL; encoded by the exons ATGATGCGATCAACATCACAGGGAGAAAGCCTAACTGGTCAAGGGATGGAAGCACTTATTACAGCGGCTCGAATTAGCATGATGACGTCACAAGAATTACTTGAGCGAATAGAAGAGACAG TGTTGATGCCGAATGGTGGTTGGAGGCCACGTGACTGCGCAGATGTCCAAGAATCTGGTCGCAATGTGAGTGGACGATACGCCATCTATCCTGATGACTGCGCAGATCCTTTCTTCGTTTACTGCGATATGGAAACCAACAGAGGAGGGTGGACG GTGTTCCAGAGGCGCTTGGATGGCGGTGTTGATTTTGACCGGGATTGGGCAGCCTACAAACACGGGTTCGGTTCGGTGACAGGCGAGCATTGGCTTGGTAATGATCGAATCCATCGCATAACCAGCCAGAAACTTTATCAACTCCGAGTCGATTTGGAAGATTTTGAAGGAGAGACGAGGTATGCCGAATATCGAACGTTTCGACTCTCTGACGAAAACTCAAACTATCTGATGAGAGTGGGTCATTACACAGGAGATGCAG gtAACGCGCTGACATCACACAGCAATCGACCCTTCACTACGAAAGATCGAGACAACGACGCGCATGAAGGAAACTGCGCGGCGACATTCTTCGGGGGCTGGTGGTACTACGCGTGCCATACCACTTCTCTGAACGGTCTCTACCTGGCGGGACCCCACGAGGCGACATCCCAGGGCGTCAACTGGTCGCCGTGGAAAGGGCATCGATATTCTCTCAAGCGGGCTGAAATGAAACTGCGCCCTCTGTCGGCAGTGGCAAGGCTAGAAGGATTATGA